A portion of the Aquila chrysaetos chrysaetos chromosome 4, bAquChr1.4, whole genome shotgun sequence genome contains these proteins:
- the NRBP2 gene encoding nuclear receptor-binding protein 2 isoform X1: MAVPEPDARLAQEKEEESEEESEILEESPCGRWQKRREQVNQGNMPGIQSTFLAMDTEEGVEVVWNELLFTDKKAFKAHEEKIKTMFEQLVLVDHPNIVKLHKYWLDVKDLKARVIFITEYVSSGSLKQFLKKTKKNHKAMNARAWKRWCTQILSALSFLHSCEPPIIHGNLTSDTIFIQHNGLIKIGSVWHRVFANALPDDLRSPIRIEREELRNLHFFPPEYGQKADGTAVDIFSFGMCALEMAVLEIQTNGDTRVSEEAIMRARHSLDDPNMREFILSCLTLNPDKRPTANNLLFHRVLFEVHSLKLLAAHCFINNQYLMPENVVEEKIKELDLNMVMAEIRREGRPGAQWRYSEVSFLELDKFLEDVRNGIYPLMNFAVSRPHALPRALSQPQEDPQKAKTPTPEPFDVETRKVVQMQCNMELNEDKTQWHLTLLLILEDKLHRQLSYDLLPTDNSKDLATELVHYGFIHEDDCEKLANFLENAFHKYRSPPLTDRATRS, translated from the exons ATGGCGGTACCGGAGCCGGACGCGCGGCTGGcgcaggagaaggaggaggagagcgaGGAGGAGAGCGAGATCCTGGAGGAGAGCCCCTGCGGGCGCTGGCAGAAGCGCCGTGAGCAG GTGAATCAGGGGAACATGCCGGGCATCCAGAGCACCTTCCTTGCCATGGACACAGAGGAGGGCGTGGAGGTGGTGTGGAACGAGCTGCTCTTCACTGACAAGAAGGCCTTTAAAGCACATGAG gagaAGATCAAGACCATGTTCGAGCAGCTGGTGCTTGTGGATCACCCCAACATCGTAAAGCTTCACAAATACTGGCTGGATGTGAAAGACTTGAAGGCGCGG GTCATCTTCATCACAGAATACGTGTCCTCAGGGAGCCTGAAACAGTTCCtgaagaaaactaagaaaaaccACAAGGCCATGAATGCCAGG GCCTGGAAGCGCTGGTGCACTCAGATCCTGTCTGCTCTCAG CTTCCTGCACTCCTGTGAGCCTCCCATCATCCACGGCAACCTCACCAGCGATACCATCTTCATCCAGCACAACGGGCTCATAAAGATTGGTTCAG TCTGGCACAGGGTGTTTGCAAATG CCCTCCCGGACGACCTGCGAAGCCCCATCAGGATTGAGAGGGAAGAGCTACGCAACTTGCATTTCTTCCCCCCGGAGTACGGCC aaaaggctgACGGGACTGCTGTGGACATCTTCTCCTTTGGGATGTGTGCACTGGAG ATGGCAGTGCTGGAGATCCAGACTAATGGGGACACACGGGTCTCGGAGGAGGCAATCATGCGGGCACGACATTCTCTGGACGATCCCAACATGCGG GAGTTCATTCTGTCGTGCTTGACCCTCAACCCAGACAAGCGACCAACAGCTAATAATCTGCTCTTCCACCGGGTGCTCTTTGAGGTCCATTCTCTcaagctgctggcagcacacTGCTTCATCAACAACCAGT ATCTGATGCCAGAGAACGTGGTGGAAGAGAAGATAAAGGAGCTGGACCTGAACATGGTGATGGCAGAGATCCGGAGAGAGGGTCGGCCTGGAGCACAGTGGAG GTACTCAGAGGTCTCCTTCCTTGAGCTCGACAAATTCTTAGAAGACGTCAG GAATGGGATTTATCCCCTGATGAACTTCGCTGTTTCCCGACCCCATGCCCTCCCACGTGCACTCTCCCAGCCCCAAGAGGACCCTCAGAAAGCCAAGACTCCCACCCCAGAGCCCTTTGATGTGGAGACCAGGAAG GTGGTGCAAATGCAATGTAACATGGAGCTGAATGAAGACAAGACCCAGTGGCAC CTTACTCTTCTGCTGATCCTGGAAGACAAATTGCATCGACAGTTGAGCTACGACTTGCTGCCCA ctgaTAACTCCAAGGACTTGGCCACAGAGCTGGTGCATTATGGATTCATCCACGAG gACGACTGTGAAAAGCTGGCTAACTTCCTGGAAAATGCCTTCCACAAATACCGGTCTCCTCCCTT GACTGACCGGGCCACTCGATCCTGA
- the NRBP2 gene encoding nuclear receptor-binding protein 2 isoform X2, with translation MAVPEPDARLAQEKEEESEEESEILEESPCGRWQKRREQVNQGNMPGIQSTFLAMDTEEGVEVVWNELLFTDKKAFKAHEEKIKTMFEQLVLVDHPNIVKLHKYWLDVKDLKARVIFITEYVSSGSLKQFLKKTKKNHKAMNARAWKRWCTQILSALSFLHSCEPPIIHGNLTSDTIFIQHNGLIKIGSVWHRVFANALPDDLRSPIRIEREELRNLHFFPPEYGQKADGTAVDIFSFGMCALEMAVLEIQTNGDTRVSEEAIMRARHSLDDPNMREFILSCLTLNPDKRPTANNLLFHRVLFEVHSLKLLAAHCFINNQYLMPENVVEEKIKELDLNMVMAEIRREGRPGAQWRYSEVSFLELDKFLEDVRNGIYPLMNFAVSRPHALPRALSQPQEDPQKAKTPTPEPFDVETRKVVQMQCNMELNEDKTQWHLTLLLILEDKLHRQLSYDLLPSSGLPAFHAEPKQAKKISKK, from the exons ATGGCGGTACCGGAGCCGGACGCGCGGCTGGcgcaggagaaggaggaggagagcgaGGAGGAGAGCGAGATCCTGGAGGAGAGCCCCTGCGGGCGCTGGCAGAAGCGCCGTGAGCAG GTGAATCAGGGGAACATGCCGGGCATCCAGAGCACCTTCCTTGCCATGGACACAGAGGAGGGCGTGGAGGTGGTGTGGAACGAGCTGCTCTTCACTGACAAGAAGGCCTTTAAAGCACATGAG gagaAGATCAAGACCATGTTCGAGCAGCTGGTGCTTGTGGATCACCCCAACATCGTAAAGCTTCACAAATACTGGCTGGATGTGAAAGACTTGAAGGCGCGG GTCATCTTCATCACAGAATACGTGTCCTCAGGGAGCCTGAAACAGTTCCtgaagaaaactaagaaaaaccACAAGGCCATGAATGCCAGG GCCTGGAAGCGCTGGTGCACTCAGATCCTGTCTGCTCTCAG CTTCCTGCACTCCTGTGAGCCTCCCATCATCCACGGCAACCTCACCAGCGATACCATCTTCATCCAGCACAACGGGCTCATAAAGATTGGTTCAG TCTGGCACAGGGTGTTTGCAAATG CCCTCCCGGACGACCTGCGAAGCCCCATCAGGATTGAGAGGGAAGAGCTACGCAACTTGCATTTCTTCCCCCCGGAGTACGGCC aaaaggctgACGGGACTGCTGTGGACATCTTCTCCTTTGGGATGTGTGCACTGGAG ATGGCAGTGCTGGAGATCCAGACTAATGGGGACACACGGGTCTCGGAGGAGGCAATCATGCGGGCACGACATTCTCTGGACGATCCCAACATGCGG GAGTTCATTCTGTCGTGCTTGACCCTCAACCCAGACAAGCGACCAACAGCTAATAATCTGCTCTTCCACCGGGTGCTCTTTGAGGTCCATTCTCTcaagctgctggcagcacacTGCTTCATCAACAACCAGT ATCTGATGCCAGAGAACGTGGTGGAAGAGAAGATAAAGGAGCTGGACCTGAACATGGTGATGGCAGAGATCCGGAGAGAGGGTCGGCCTGGAGCACAGTGGAG GTACTCAGAGGTCTCCTTCCTTGAGCTCGACAAATTCTTAGAAGACGTCAG GAATGGGATTTATCCCCTGATGAACTTCGCTGTTTCCCGACCCCATGCCCTCCCACGTGCACTCTCCCAGCCCCAAGAGGACCCTCAGAAAGCCAAGACTCCCACCCCAGAGCCCTTTGATGTGGAGACCAGGAAG GTGGTGCAAATGCAATGTAACATGGAGCTGAATGAAGACAAGACCCAGTGGCAC CTTACTCTTCTGCTGATCCTGGAAGACAAATTGCATCGACAGTTGAGCTACGACTTGCTGCCCA GTAGTGGCCTGCCTGCTTTTCATGCTGagccaaaacaagcaaaaaaaatctcaaagaagTGA